The Portunus trituberculatus isolate SZX2019 chromosome 50, ASM1759143v1, whole genome shotgun sequence genome includes the window TTAGGTAAGCCCCGGATACTAGAGGAATTGGACCTCCAAAGCAATATTCAATGTAATTcagtacaagaagaaaatagataaatattatTCTATTTACTCACATTTTCTACTGTTGATCCCTAACAACCTTGGGGACCTGGTGGAAAAGAAGTGTTCGGGTTGGGAAAGCAAAACTATGATAAATTGTCACTTGCAACGAAAaattaatggaagttattgcTGCTGTAGGTATGATGGGCACCATCTGTGGTACTGCAGAAAATCTCAGAAATCACTAGTTTATCCTTAGAGACATTAATCCAACCTagtattacctaacctaacttaggtAAAgctagatcaggttaggttaggtattgcTGACTTCGAGTACTGTCCCTAAGGAGGTAAAGGCTACCAATTTTCTGACCGTTATCTTATGCTGCATCTAACCCACAGATTCGGGTGCGGCCAGACAAGCTAGGGGTGGTGACGGATGGCGTGAAGCACTCCATGAACCCTTTCGATGAGATAGCCATCGAGGAGGCCGTGCGActcaaggagaagaagatagcAAAGGAGGTGGTGGCCATATCGTGTGGCCCAACCCAGGCACAGGTAAGAGTGGTAGCAACAGCCATAGGTATAAAGGTATGTATTGGTGAGATTTACTCAACCTGCCAGGTTCAAAGACTCATCTTTGTGTCAGCTCTGTGTTGCTTTTgggttattttgtattttcatgatcagtttgaaaaaagaagaaataaaaaaaaaaaaaaaagttcctatCCAAGCTCCTACCTGATCCATTCATTCCCTTTCCCATGATGATACACAAGACTTGCTGATCCCATTCTGTTGGACACTGGCAGTCAGGCATGCAGTGTTTCAGAATCATACTTCTACTACATCCTATAGACTCTTGACCCTCTTCCTTGCATTAGAATAATGAATTATGCGAGTGGAAGTTACTCAAGGTTCCAGTAATTCAACAAGGtctttccatcctctttctGATCACCATCACCTTTCCATTGCAGGAGACCATTCGCACAGCTCTGGCCATGGGGGCTGACAGAGGCATCCATGTGGAGATTCCAGccaaggaggtggagaaactAGAGCCATTGCATGTTGCCAAAATCATGGCTAAGCTGGTGGAGCAGGAGAAGGCCGACTTGGTTGTGCTTGGTAAACAGGCTATTGATGATGACTCCAATGCCACTGCCCAGATGACAGCTGCCTTGCTTGACTGGCCTCAAGCAACCTTTGCTTCCAAGGTTTGtcagttcttcctttttttttaccctcctaGTATCTTGACAAGTTagtaatgtttctttttccttcttaccagtagttctatatatatatatatatatatatatatatatatatatatatatatatatatagatagatagatagatatatatatatatatatatatatatatatatatatatatatatatatatatatatatatatatatatatatatatatattgctttaCTGGTGTTTGTGGTTAGAGATTATCTTAATTCAATAACTGCATACTTCCTATCCTTATGATCATTGCTTGATCTCTGCTCTAGCCAGCTTACTATAGCATAAGCAATCCACACATATCTTTAACCATCAGCTCACTATGTCAGATTGAGAAGACTGATGGTGAGCTGCAGGTGACAAGAGAGGTGGATGGAGGGCTGGAAATAATCAAAGTGAAGTTGCCAGCTGTGGTCTCTGCTGATCTCCGCCTCAATGAGCCCCGATATGCCACCTTGCCCAACATCATGGTGAGTTCATGGTAACTTATAGCTCAGCAGGAAATAACTCATCAGTCTTCTAATAAGAGTATCAGCAAATAGAATAATTAATTGTTCATTCCAAGCACTATTATTTCTCTAGCAACAACATTTAGTAGAGTTCAGGATGGATGGTATTTTGTAACTTCTCTGATGCCTGTGAAGACAATGTAAGTATATGCATGACAGCATAAGAAATAAATTGTATTCAGCATTATAGAGGATATAGTGAACAACTTCCAGAGTAGTCTTCTTTTGGGAATTCAACTGAAAATGTAAGATTAATCTCTTGCATATCTGGTAAAATTTGAATTTGTCAGTCTGCAATGTGTTACATCAAGTGTCATCATAAAGAAATTGAATCCATGATTTCACAGAACATTGAGTTCATAACTTATAAATTACCATCCATACACTCAAGAAATTACTAAAAGAGGAGCTTGAAAT containing:
- the LOC123499767 gene encoding electron transfer flavoprotein subunit beta-like, with protein sequence MSLRVLVGVKRVIDYAVKIRVRPDKLGVVTDGVKHSMNPFDEIAIEEAVRLKEKKIAKEVVAISCGPTQAQETIRTALAMGADRGIHVEIPAKEVEKLEPLHVAKIMAKLVEQEKADLVVLGKQAIDDDSNATAQMTAALLDWPQATFASKIEKTDGELQVTREVDGGLEIIKVKLPAVVSADLRLNEPRYATLPNIMKAKKKKIAKMKAADLGVDTSPHFEVLDVADPPVREAGIKVEDVDTLVTKLKDAGRI